One region of Solanum pennellii chromosome 6, SPENNV200 genomic DNA includes:
- the LOC107023192 gene encoding sterol 3-beta-glucosyltransferase UGT80A2-like: protein MDQTSPEVSMAEPSTKFNKRSSSSSSGELSVTVVKEHDISTAGAGADVGSREEAVGGSASNGVTNSSGTSGMELTRVSTLPSENPQSPSDHPKLGRSKTEKPTHSSGFAQEAAKIFDDKISEQQKLKLLKRIATVKDDGTVEFEIPGDVETTEVLGTGSESVHTAVEDEPLDATELQYFPPMQIVVLIVGTRGDVQPFTAIGKRLQDFGHRVRLATHANFKEFVLSAGLEFYPLGGDPKVLAGYMVKNKGFLPSGPSEIPVQRNQMKEIIYSLLPACKEPDMDTGVPFKADAIIANPPAYGHVHVAEALQIPIHIFFTMPWTPTSEFPHPLSRVKQPAGYRLSYQIVDSLIWLGIRDMINDLRKKKLKLRPVTYLSGSQSSELDIPHAYIWSPHLVPKPKDWGPKIDVVGFCFLDLATGYEPPEALVNWLKAGPKPIYIGFGSLPVQDPQGMTDTIVKALEITNQRGIINKGWGGLGNLAEPKDFVYLLDNVPHDWLFLQCAAVVHHGGAGTTAAGLKAACPTTIVPFFGDQPFWGERVHARGVGPQPIEADQFTLDKLVHAIRFMLNPEVKERAIELAKAMENEDGVTGAVKAFFKQLSRTKSEPPRLPKPASTFSLRSCFGCSST, encoded by the exons ATGGATCAAACTTCGCCGGAGGTGTCGATGGCTGAACCGTCGACGAAATTCAACAAGCGGAGCTCTTCTTCTAGTTCCGGCGAATTATCCGTCACCGTTGTGAAGGAACATGACATTAGTACTGCTGGTGCGGGTGCTGACGTGGGCAGTAGAGAGGAGGCAGTTGGTGGTTCAGCTTCCAATGGCGTTACTAATTCTTCAG GGACCTCCGGGATGGAACTTACGAGAGTAAGTACGTTGCCTTCAGAGAACCCACAATCACCTTCAGATCATCCTAAGTTGGGTAGATCAAAAACTGAGAAACCGACGCATAGTAGCGGATTTGCTCAAGAGGCAGCAAAAATTTTTGATGATAAAATTTCTGAACAGCAGAAG CTCAAATTGTTGAAGAGAATAGCTACTGTCAAAGATGATGGTACTGTGGAATTTGAAATCCCGGGTGATGTTGAAACCACCGAAGTGCTTGGAACTGGATCTGAAAGTGTACATACTGCAGTTGAGGATGAACCTCTTGATGCAACAGAACTTCAATATTTTCCACCTATGCAGATTGTAGTGCTTATTGTAGGAACACGTGGTGACGTGCAGCCCTTTACTGCAATTGGCAAGCGTTTACAG GATTTTGGCCATCGAGTGAGGTTGGCGACCCATGCGAATTTCAAAGAGTTTGTCTTGAGTGCTGGATTGGAATTCTATCCCCTTGGGGGCGATCCAAAAGTTTTGGCTGGAT ACATGGTAAAAAACAAAGGATTCTTACCTTCCGGACCTTCAGAAATCCCTGTTCAAAGAAATCAGATGAAGGAGATTATATACTCTCTACTTCCAGCCTGCAAAGAACCTGATATGGATACTGGAGTTCCCTTCAAAGCAGATGCAATTATTGCTAATCCCCCAGCATATG GGCATGTACATGTTGCAGAAGCATTGCAAATCccaattcatatatttttcacaATGCCATGGAC GCCAACTTCTGAATTTCCTCATCCTCTATCCCGTGTTAAGCAACCAGCTGGATATAGG CTATCATATCAGATTGTTGACTCCTTGATTTGGTTAGGAATACGTGACATGATAAATGATCTTAGaaagaaaaaactgaaactacGACCAGTCACATACTTAAGTGGTTCACAAAGCTCTGAGCTGGATATCCCACATGCATATATTTGGAGTCCTCATCTTGTTCCTAAACCAAAAG ATTGGGGACCTAAGATTGATGTGGTGGGATTTTGCTTCCTTGATCTTGCGACGGGTTATGAACCTCCAGAAGCACTTGTTAACTGGCTTAAAGCTGGTCCAAAGCCCATATACATTGGGTTTGGTAGTCTT CCTGTTCAAGATCCACAAGGAATGACTGACACAATTGTTAAAGCACTTGAAATCACTAATCAAAGGGGAATCATTAATAAAGGATGGGGTGGCCTTGGAAACT TGGCGGAACCAAAAGATTTTGTGTATTTGCTCGACAATGTTCCCCATGATTGGCTTTTCTTACAGTGTGCTGCTGTG GTGCACCACGGGGGTGCTGGAACAACTGCTGCTGGTCTTAAAGCTGCG TGTCCAACAACTATTGTCCCTTTCTTTGGTGATCAGCCATTTTGGGGGGAAAGGGTGCATGCCAGAGGTGTAGGCCCTCAACCCATAGAAGCTGATCAATTTACACTTGATAAGCTGGTCCACGCAATCAGGTTCATGCTTAATCCAGAG GTAAAGGAGCGAGCGATTGAGCTAGCCAAAGCTATGGAGAACGAAGATGGGGTCACTGGAGCAGTAAAAGCCTTCTTTAAGCAGCTATCACGCACCAAAAGCGAGCCTCCACGATTGCCTAAACCGGCAAGTACCTTTTCACTAAGAAGCTGCTTTGGGTGTTCCTCGACCTGA